The DNA sequence CGTCGAAGGAGCCTGCGGTGTGGCGGTTCATCCGGGCGATGAGCTCGTCGTCACGCAGCGCGTGTAGACCGTGCCAGAGACCGAGAAAGAGGAGAGAGGGGGCGACGATGAGGACGCCGGCGACGAGCAGACGGAACACGAGTTCCATGA is a window from the Halogranum gelatinilyticum genome containing:
- a CDS encoding zinc ribbon domain-containing protein, with protein sequence MELVFRLLVAGVLIVAPSLLFLGLWHGLHALRDDELIARMNRHTAGSFDDSPLVSDFLPTVDTDAIGRESFVACGTCGTPNPDDVRFCHECLSPVGR